From Pseudomonas sp. CCI4.2, one genomic window encodes:
- a CDS encoding (2Fe-2S)-binding protein: protein MSVTPQTDFAGHAIRLTLNGQIQQLDVQPWTTLLDLLRDQLDLIGTKKGCDHGQCGACTVLRDGKRINACLTLAIMCDGAELTTIEGLAQGDTLHPLQQAFIKHDAFQCGYCTPGQICSAVGLANEGRAHSSAEIQEMMSGNLCRCGAYSNILAAVEETLPQLRGQQPVVQHGGADE from the coding sequence ATGAGCGTGACACCCCAAACGGATTTCGCTGGCCACGCGATCCGCCTGACTCTCAATGGCCAAATCCAACAGCTCGATGTGCAGCCGTGGACAACGCTGCTTGACCTGTTGCGCGACCAATTGGACCTGATCGGCACCAAAAAGGGTTGCGATCATGGCCAATGTGGCGCGTGTACTGTGCTGCGCGACGGCAAGCGCATCAATGCATGCCTGACGCTGGCAATCATGTGCGATGGCGCGGAGCTGACCACCATTGAGGGTCTGGCCCAAGGCGATACGTTGCACCCGTTGCAACAGGCCTTCATCAAACATGATGCGTTTCAGTGCGGATATTGCACCCCAGGCCAAATCTGCTCTGCGGTGGGGCTGGCGAACGAAGGCCGCGCTCACAGCTCGGCCGAGATTCAGGAAATGATGAGCGGCAATCTGTGCCGCTGTGGTGCGTACAGCAACATTCTTGCAGCTGTCGAAGAGACCTTGCCGCAATTGCGTGGGCAGCAGCCCGTCGTTCAACACGGAGGGGCTGACGAATGA